DNA sequence from the Malus domestica chromosome 11, GDT2T_hap1 genome:
TTCAACGACCATTGGTATGGATGGAATCCCACTTGCCTCCCGGGAGGCAGCTGTTGCTAGGATGCCCTCAATGATAGAGAAACAAGCTACTGCAGCTGTTGAAGAATCATCTGTCATTATATTCCTCGTTGATGGCCAGGTACAGCTTTTGGTAAATACATGCAGGACCACTGCAATGTGCCTTTGTTTTCCAGCTTTCGGCTTCTTTGTGTTATAGAAGAGTATGAGCTTAAACTCTTTTAATCCTCTAACGATAGTCATATTCAAGCATTGGGATATGATGCTGGTATTCAGAAAACTTTCAAAGTCAACAACTATGATTAATATTGGAAATACTAAACAAAATTGATCATAGAAATTGTAAAATAGTATAAAATATCTGCATACAGGTTTACAATAATAAGGTGGAGGAAGTGAATTTACTTTTGGAAATCATTAAATTTACAGCTTGGTTTTAGGAATCTTTGTCAAAGACTTTCAAAAATATTCTTTTAAAGCAATTTTGATTGGTGGGACTTTTGATTTGAATGCAATGTGTTTTTGCTAGAGTTATGTCGATCTGATTGTGATAGATTTTCCCATACGTGCTACTTATACTGTTATTCAATTTTTTgatggaaaaaaaagaaaaaagttcgTGTTTCttacaaaataaatattgaaTATTCCCAGTAATACTtgaatttgttaaaaaaaatccatGAGGTTGATTAATATGATTCCGAAGGTTATAAAAACTCTGTTTTCCATTGAtaaccattttttttcaaatgattgaGTTTATACAACTATGTATTTGAATTGAACTTTTGAAGGTTTTTAAACTAAAACATAGTTTGGTGAAGACTGTGAACTTGAATAGAGCCTCGGTTTATAACTTTATATAGTATTGACAATGCTAAACAGGCAGGTCTAACTGCAGCAGATGAGGAAATTTCAGATTGGCTACGTAAAAACTTCTCAGATAAGTACATCATTCTTGCAGTTAACAAGTGTGAATCTCCACGTAAAGGGATCATACAAGCATCAGAATTTTGGTCATTGGGGTGAGCTAAACTCTTGTCAATTTTGTTCACGTATGTTACCTTACTAAATTTTGAGAAAAGGGTTCTggtaaatgtttttattttcttgtaaaAACTGATAAATAGTAATGTGTATCTGTTAGCCTAATGAATTTATACATTCAGGGTACCTTGGTTTTTTTAGATACATAATATACCTAGTATTGGATGGTAAATATATCTATTTCTCTCTTATAGTCTTGTTACACCTGTTGTGAGGATTATAGGTGTAGGATTGTAGTGCTAAGGTGATGCATGATAGCATTATCCTAGGGGTAAATACACTCTTTTTGTTATGTTGATACACTTTTCACCATTATAGTCTGGTAAATGTTTCAATTTAGCTCTGCTTTATTACCAACTTGGACAAGACACTAAAGACACTAGCAAAAGGGTAAATAATCTGATAATCAAAAAGAAATTTCAACGTATGTCACGAATTTCAAGCCGTACTAGTgtgtttatttttctaattaGGCTTGCGAATATTGAACTGTCTTGATAAGAAAAAACAAGAACTAATACTAGGTAAATTTTATTGTTCCAATAAAGAAAACTGAGATGCATTTCAAGTTTCTGGTGGATACAGAATGGTATACTAATAATAATTTCCGAAAGGTAcgatttttgtttggttgaccAGGTTTTCACCACTTCCTATATCTGCTATATCTGGAACTGGAACCGGAGAGCTTCTTGATCTTGTGTGTTCAGGGCTGAAAAAGAATGAGGTTTGTAATCACAGAAATTTTATTGTTGGTATATCAGTATTCAAGTTTGACTGTCTTTTGTTGAATATTGAATTTCAATTGGCAATTGGCTTTAGCTTAACTTTACCTTATATTACTCAATTTTCAAAGCTGCTTATTTTGAGCTTGTTAGTGAACTTTCCAGTTTCAATAGTAGAATTTTTTTGGTGCTTTTCGTCATTTACTAAGCCCAAAAGGGCATGTTCTTGCCatgttttatgaatattttcatTTCTTTATGATTTGGTTTATTATGCTTTTATATAGGACCCGGAGGAATTTGCTGAACAGGAAGACTATGTTCCTGCAATTGCAATTGTGGGCCGACCAAATGTTGGTAAGAGTAGCATTTTGAATGCCTTGGTTGGAGAGGACAGGACAATTGTTAGCCCAGTCAGTGGAACGACCCGTGATGCTATTGATATGGAGTTTACTGGACCTGATGGACAGGTTTGATTGGTTCACAGTTATACATCATACTATACCGCCTATTGTTGACGGTTATTACACAAATCTATTACGTGTAACATGATTAGTCCGAAACTGAAATCAATGATGCCTAGCCTCATTTGTGGATTTCTAAGTTTGAATGTAAATAACACTTTAGATTAGGTATCTTTAATAACATTATTTATCCCCTCATTCGTGGAATTCTGTGTAGGAATGTCTGAAAAACTTTGACTGCACACTTGTATGTTGAGACTGAACCATGATTTCTAGCCTCAGCTGTTCATTTACTTTAAGCTATTCTTACTTTCCGTTATTCATCTTTTACTGAATTCAAGTACTGATTTTGTTGACTGAATCATgaaatttggtttacaaaagatCCTTGCCACTTACAAATTGTTCAAGCTCAGATAGCTCAAGCTTGTTCATTTATTTTCTCTGTCTGTTGATGTGTTCTTCTATTctggattttcatttttttttcttgagaaaGACACATGGACATTCTTCTTATAATTTTTGAAGAAAGGTGGTCTAGAATTGAACTCTTTGCCGATACACTTAGTTATGTCCAAATCCTATTTGCCgcctttatttcttttcttcttatttttctttctatccATCTTCTcctctccttctttcttttgcTTCTGCATCTTGATCATAGGAGTTGCCTCAAGGCCAATTTTGAGCCTGTTTAGGCAAGCTCGAGTATAGGTAGAGCTATGTTATCTACTACCAAGCCGAGCTCAAACAAGCAATAGCTTGGTTCGGGGGGTCAACTTATATGCAGTCCTAAGTAGGATCCTAAAGCTATTTCTGGTTCACTTGCTTGAAATATTAGTGGAAAACTGTCTGATCAGTTATCTTTTATATtattccatttttctttctttctttctgattCCCTCTTGATGTGAAGATAACTTGTTGATATTCAAAATTACTTGGATACATAtaattgcaacattttttttggtttgttttatcTTGCAGAAGTTCCGGCTAATTGACACTGCTGGAATCAGAAGAAGAGCAGTCGTCGCTTCATCAGGTAGCATGACGGAGGCTTTATCGGTAAATCGAGCATTTCGTGCCATTCGTCGTTCCGATGTTGTGGCACTTGTCATTGAGGCCCTCGCTTGTATCACAGAACAGGTACTTTGTCCATTCTTTTTGAGTTATCATTTAAAGATCTGAAGAACGTGCCGACAGTTTTATGTCTTTTTATGTAAGACATTTATGTTTCCTATACATTGATCACATTTACTTTTCACGAGTAGATTTCTCTTAACTATGTTTCCTTCTGTATTGTCTTCTAGGATTGCAAGATTGCTGAACggatagaaagagaaggcaaagGTTGCCTGATTGTTGTAAACAAATGGGATACCATACCGAATAAAAACCAGCAAACTGCAACATATTATGAGGAGGATGTTAGGGAGAAGCTTCGTATTCTTGGTTGGGCACCTATTGTATATTCAACTGCAATAGCTGGTCAGAGTGTCGATAAGTATGTTCTGTGTTTAACATCATCTCTTTTATAACTTAACTTGCATCACAGTTGCATTCTTTAGCGAACTTCATGTATGTCAAGAAATCCATATTCTCCATTGACAccataatacacacacacacacatatacatatatatatatatatatttatttataaaatgcACACCTCTAACTGGAAGAAGTTTTAATTGTTTGTCGTTGTTATATTGATTGAGATGTGGGTCTATTTTTAAGTAGCTTGATGTGCTGCATCTTCTAATAAATGTGTCTGGAGCTTTAGATTCTTGTTAAGATAGGTCAGCCTTGATGATGTCTGCTGTACAGTTGTGTATATAAGCTATTCTTGCCCCTATAGAAAGAAGTTGCATGATGCGAAATGCAGATGGTTCTTTTAAGGTTTCAGCATAGTTTAGGATTAAACCATTTTGTAATATGGGTTTTAGTTTATGAGTTATATGcgttttactttttatatagGGACCAATGAAAGCTATGCAGGTTATGGATGGAGTTTCCCAATAATCCTATGCATAATTTTCTACATTCACTATCAGAATAGTTCGAAGTGTTCTAGGAACTTCATAATGCACCCTTGACAACTACTTTGCTTTTTAGGAGGCCGAAGGTCCATTACAACTTAAAAAATGTGCCAGATGGTTCCAATTATATCGATATGATTATATATCTGACAAAATGCATTACTCTGATGTGCAAGCAATTTGAAATGACAAGTCATGGTCTGAAACCTCTTGTAAACCccaaaaatttgtttcatattgcTGATATTTTGGCTTGTGGGTTACATTTGTCTTGTTTGGTTTTAGGATTATCGATGCTGCTAGCACAGTCGAGAAAGAAAGATCAAGAAGGCTTAGTACTTCTGTAGTAAACCAAGTGGTCCAGGAAGCACTAGCTTTTAAATCACCACCGAGGACACGAGGTGGCAAAAGAGGCCGCATTTATTACTGCACTCAGGTACTTGTTTTATGCAAGATTCATTTTTCTCCCTTTTTGGTGATTATATGTCTCTTTAATTCCTGTTGTTTATAAATCTTTGCAAGTGACATCCTTGTCTTTGTGAACTTTGGATGCTAACGTCCACAAAATTACGAGAAATTCTTGTAATAAACATAAATTATTATCTGTTAATACCTGAAGGCGTACAGCCGTAACTACTAGAAGATTTTAGATGAGAAGATTTTAGATGATTCAGTGCTACATATCCACTCTACGGACTATTTTCCATGCATGCCTATCTGCAGGGTAGTATCTGTTCTTTTGAACTTGCATGTCGTAAACTGCGTATCCAGTATTTTCTTATGAACATGGAAAATCATTGGTATTTACTTTGGATAATTTACAGGCAGCTATAAGGCCACCAACATTTGTCTTCTTTGTCAATGATGCAAAACTTTTCCCTGAGACATACCGGCGTTATATGGAGAAGCAACTGCGTTCAGATGCAGGGTTTTTGGGCACTCCAATTCGGCTTCTATGGTCTAACAGGAGGAAAACAGAAAAAGAGGAAGGTCAGTTTACTCTAGCCTGTTATAATGCTCACACATACATTTTTCATGCATGCATGCCTACATAAAGTTCATACGTTTGCAGGCAGAGCTGCAACGAGAGCGCAAGCAAATCTTGTGCCACGTGAGAGAAAATTGGAGTTGGCTACATAAAGCGTATGGAATATATACAGTATCATCACATAAACGGCAAGGCATTTGTTTTCGGAAAGCTTTGTGCACGGGTGAAActagttaatatcatatgcTGAAGGTAAACTTGCAATGTGGTTGATTTAAAACTTTCTCCAATTCATGCTTGAGACTTGGGGAGTAGGAAGAATTTTCGATGCAATGAACCCGTCTTACGGAAAAGGACTGTAATATCATGTATGTAACCAAATTTTGATGGCTTAGAACTTGTTAGGCCGTTGAATTGTAATTTGAAATCAATGTAAATAACAAATCTTGTCTCCTCCTGATCCCGCCTTCTAAACTGTCTAAACATTTAAATGTTTAAACATCAATGTAATTTATGGCTTCCAAGGGTTGCAATAACCCGAGCCAAAGAACTGCTTTCCTTCACTTTAGCAAGTGCTGATGCATCTTGGAAGTTGGAATTGTAACAAGagtctctgcttgtttcttgtCTATATGAGCAAGGGAGCTTTTCGCTTGCTCGTCAAGCTTTCAAGCGCTCTCGAGTCTCAACAACTGCTTCCTAATCTCTGAACCCACGGGTCTTAAGGTGAAAGGAAATAGAGCATTTCTACTTCCAGGCTGTAAAAttatgaccatcagattccgtCTGGAGCCTAATACAAGCATCCGATATGTGCAGAAAGCCAGAGCCAAGCCGGAGTCTTGTTGCTTCTCCAGTCCTGTCCTGTCCTGTCCTGTCCTGTTAATTCAATGGAAGGGCGAAACTTGACGGTTTTGCTTGCACGGATTTAAGGCCAAGAAAAGATGCCAACAAACAATACTGCATTCGCACTGATCATCAAGGTCATTACAATTTCAAGGTAATGCCAATATTATTTCCAAGACATGGTTTGGCTGCTGACCCTGCAAACTTGGCCTAGTCCTCACTGTCTGAAAATGGCGTGGGGAGGTTATTTGTAACAGAGGTAATTGATGTTGCAGATTGCATGGGAAAGTTTTGCAACAGACACAACAGTCAGCGGTTATCTGTTGCATTCCGTCTTCAACTGTTACCAGGAGCTCGCTCGCATTCATCATCGCGTTCATGCCAACCTCGTGTTGTTCAGCCCCATTCCTGAATTTAATCCTTGATTTTaaagagtttttttttgggaaagggAGGgccattcataaaaaatatgaatataaataaaaacaaaaaaaaagctgCAAAAATATGTTCCTTCTGTTTAAATTTCGCAAAGTCTCACTCAAATATGAAAAATactaaataattaaaacaatgtGATTTGGGAAATATTAATAAAGATGACAGCAGACTCAGCAGTATCAGTTTCCCAAAGGGAAGTGACGTCATAATTATGACAAAAATGTATGTAATGtgccaaattaaatttaaaataaaatgatgagAATTGAGAAGAATGAGAGGAGGGTCAAAACTCTCTGTTCATTCTGAAAATGATTGAATCTGGAATCAGAGATACTTGGCCAACCAAGGTGGCTCCTTGTTGTCCTTGAGTGCAAACGCCACATCGTCGCTGAAACGCAGCCATTTCAAAATCATATCAGCAGCTCACACAACAGAATGCTCGTTGAAACGGTTATCAGATGAAGTAATGCATTTACATGAAAGTTCAACTTGCAACTTCGGGTTAAGGAGCTGGATAATACACACAATTCATTGGAAAGCTGCTGCTATTTTAGGAGAGGGACGATAATATAACTACAAAGATCACGGACAACCAGAGTCTAATCGGTTGTTGCAATGCAATGACTGGATAGACAAGTACTGACCTTGGGAAATTGAGCTGCAACTTCTGCAACCTGTGCTTTGCTCCTGATTCACATAGAATAATTCTGCATTCGCCGAGCTTACAACTGCCAAACAATACTAATGAGATATATCACATAATCCATGTGTAAAAACTTCAGTTGGTATCTACTCCAGAAAGTATCCTCTAATCGTTCCATCCCAATGCTACTCTTTCAAATGACACTTGCAGATACAAATTATATGCTTTGCAAATATCAGTCGAAAATAAAGGGCCTCATCATGAAAGTAAAGTCATTTAAACATGCAATACGATGTCTGTCATAAAATACGTCCAAAATACACAAAGAACTGAAAACACTCATCATAACTGCCACCAAACGGATTATATTTTGACCATTCTTTCAAATGAAAGGCCTACGACTACAAATAAGCTTGGATTGGACTTAAAAGGTTCCTTGAACTCTCAATGTTTTTGGAGTCAAAAGCCAAAACTGGTGCAGTTGGACACACTCCCACTTGACAAGACAATAAGGAATGGAGAGATCAATAGACAATTATGTCCCTACGTACGCATGTATGTAGAGAAAAATTAACATCATAACATGTCTTACCCTATTTTTAATAGTGTGTCATGTCCAGAAAATGCTTCTCCATTGCTGGTACAGAGACATGAGACTGTCAATGCCAACTGCAACGCAAAACATAATTACAATGAAAACACTATTACATACAAATCAATCCTAAACCACCGCTGCTAAAGTCTACAGTGTAGACATCAATGAGACTggtaaaccaaaacaaaaaggtGTCTACTTGAGCTGCAATACAGCAGTCAAGCAAGAACAATTAAGTATTTTACTTCACCTTTCCAAAAGTAGTTTCCTGCATTCCTGTTTTATATATAGAGCTCATATACCATAGCAGTCAGAAATATTTTACTcagtttggaaaaaaaattcatcaacTGCAAGGAGAAAAACAAAGACAAGAGTTAAACATTAATTTCTCTCTCACAAAAGTAAAgaaattattttccttttacAAGTTAAAACATAAGTAAAGAAAACTTCCTGTCAACCCCGTAATAGTATACAGCAGCTAAACTAGTACCGAGTTAATTGTTACTGTTGCAGaaattcacaaaaaaataaataaacgtaAAAAAATCTTAAATCCCACACTTGATCATTTGTGGCCatatgtttgggcccaaaatgttggtttgggccgagtttgATTCCCGGCCCGGAAGGTCTTACGAAAAGGTTATCGTGGATCGTCTAGTTCATGGGCTTCCTAGCCTAGGTCGGCCAAGTTTTGCTGCGAGACGAGTAATTGAATCCTGGCACAATAAGGAGTTGATAGGCGTCCTCGGCTTAGCGTAGAGCGAGAGATAAGAAAAGGCACTGGGAAACCCTGAAGATAGCCGAGTTGTCGAGCAATGAAGTGGGGGTGATATACCTCCCAACTTGCTCGGTGAGCGTCACACCTAAGAGGAAGGTCATGGGTAAGCACAAACGATCCCCAGGATTGACATAGATCAGCATCATCATCTGCACTCCATGCTGATGTGGGGAGTTTGATCGACAAAGGATACTCTCGACGACGACAGATCAAGAATTCGTCGTCGAAAAGTACATAAAGACCGAAGAAGTATCTAAACACGTCTTCAGCCTGGTGAGGAGGTGCTGGTCGGGAAGCCAGCTGAAGGCCGAGCGCTTCAGTAGGCGAGAAGCTGGCGAATTCTGGCTGAAGAGTGACGAAATAAACTTGCAGCCAAGAGTTGGAATATCCAGAGGGGGCCACTCTGGTGTGGGTCGATCTTGTGAAGGGTCATCTCGGCCAAACAACGCAGGAGATGAGCAAGAATGGCTAGACTAAGCGCCAGGGTGTGACCGCTAGCCAGGGCTTCGGccaccggcatgttctcgaccaagcatttattggacttggtacaacaaatgaatttgttataccaatagaagaggaaggcttcatgTTCCCCCCGCCGTAGGTTCTCCTCCTCTCGGACGGCAAAGTGGGGGTAAAGGGTGTTGTAGTTAAGGAAGTTCTTATAAATTTTATGAACTTCTTCCTTTGAGGGTTCTTGACCTTCTCCGCTCAGCGTTTCGATGGCCCGATCGTTAAAAAGCGCCTTCAGGTCGATGTTCGACGGGTACCCGGAGAGGGTAGCATCAACTGGGATGCCAAAAGGGGAAGTCCCTAGGATCACGGTAATGTCAAGGATAGTGGGGCCAATGGGGCTGAAGGGGAGGACTATAGTGTTGGTGGCTGAGCACCAGAGGCTTGAGGCTGCCATAAGAAGCTCCTTGTCCACAACAAGCTCCATAGACGAAAGGCGAATGGCATCGTAAATGCCAAGAgctttccattgctcgccgaaaaTCTTTTC
Encoded proteins:
- the LOC114819602 gene encoding uncharacterized protein; this translates as MEELDKPLTRQTPKTHTKKMAAPLELMCYRGTTSSSPSLSKTLSLLSSPFAIPKSLSPILRTHSLSLHASLHSLPRFVCRLSANEFKISSIADDQLQEEDDGEEEGELVDESDGGGDLLTVDVDDLEEDARYVVEEFSSSLSTQLRIDDNDDQEKVSRKQRRLTSTVKTIPDHLLQRVAIVGRPNVGKSALFNRLVSGNKAIVVDEPGVTRDRLYGRSFWGDHEFMVVDTGGVLTVSKSQANVMEELAISTTIGMDGIPLASREAAVARMPSMIEKQATAAVEESSVIIFLVDGQAGLTAADEEISDWLRKNFSDKYIILAVNKCESPRKGIIQASEFWSLGFSPLPISAISGTGTGELLDLVCSGLKKNEDPEEFAEQEDYVPAIAIVGRPNVGKSSILNALVGEDRTIVSPVSGTTRDAIDMEFTGPDGQKFRLIDTAGIRRRAVVASSGSMTEALSVNRAFRAIRRSDVVALVIEALACITEQDCKIAERIEREGKGCLIVVNKWDTIPNKNQQTATYYEEDVREKLRILGWAPIVYSTAIAGQSVDKIIDAASTVEKERSRRLSTSVVNQVVQEALAFKSPPRTRGGKRGRIYYCTQAAIRPPTFVFFVNDAKLFPETYRRYMEKQLRSDAGFLGTPIRLLWSNRRKTEKEEGRAATRAQANLVPRERKLELAT